A stretch of Paludisphaera borealis DNA encodes these proteins:
- a CDS encoding glycosyltransferase translates to MTATTVTATANTRPTQTARSGWLHLCNGLDPVRDGGMVPSILGMTGALQRAGGDVRIVTSTPSRLDAATIAGGVAIAGPETNVAEAVGSAEVVHMHGLWQTHTRRGGRFAREARVPYVMATHGMTDPWALRHKAWKKKLYLTLVESRNLRRASCLHALSRPEIGHLRGLAPWAPVCFVPNGVDLAAFDDLPPRSVIEAEHPELKGKFVLLFFGRLHAKKGINLLAEAMRTLCPAFPELHVLIAGKDDGEWPAFADRVADAGLTDRMTYVGHVGGERARQVWAAADAFTLPSYSEGFSMAILEALACSLPCMFTTACHFSEAAQADAALVVEPRADAVTQALRNLLERSPAERAKLGANGRRLVESDYTWDQQADRLASVYRWLSGGGPSPDCVVS, encoded by the coding sequence ATGACCGCGACGACTGTGACGGCGACGGCGAACACCCGGCCGACCCAGACCGCCCGCTCGGGCTGGCTGCACCTGTGCAACGGCCTCGACCCGGTCCGCGACGGCGGCATGGTTCCGAGCATCCTGGGCATGACCGGCGCCCTCCAGAGGGCAGGAGGGGACGTGCGGATCGTCACGTCGACCCCCTCGCGGCTCGACGCGGCGACCATCGCCGGAGGGGTCGCGATCGCCGGCCCCGAGACCAACGTCGCCGAGGCCGTCGGCTCGGCCGAGGTCGTCCACATGCACGGGCTCTGGCAGACCCACACTCGCCGGGGCGGCCGGTTCGCCCGCGAGGCGCGCGTGCCTTACGTCATGGCCACGCACGGCATGACCGACCCGTGGGCCTTGCGACACAAAGCCTGGAAGAAGAAGCTCTACCTGACCCTCGTCGAATCGCGCAACCTGCGGCGGGCGTCGTGCCTGCACGCGCTGTCGCGGCCCGAGATCGGCCACCTGCGCGGCCTTGCGCCCTGGGCGCCCGTCTGCTTCGTGCCCAACGGCGTCGACCTCGCCGCGTTCGACGACCTGCCGCCGAGGTCGGTGATCGAGGCCGAACATCCCGAGCTGAAGGGCAAGTTCGTGCTTCTGTTCTTCGGCCGGCTGCACGCCAAGAAGGGGATCAACCTGCTGGCCGAGGCGATGAGGACGCTCTGCCCGGCGTTCCCGGAGCTGCACGTCCTGATCGCCGGCAAGGACGACGGCGAGTGGCCGGCCTTCGCCGACCGGGTGGCGGACGCCGGCCTGACCGACCGCATGACCTACGTCGGGCACGTCGGCGGCGAGCGGGCGCGCCAGGTCTGGGCCGCGGCCGACGCCTTCACCCTGCCCAGCTACAGCGAAGGCTTCAGCATGGCGATCCTCGAAGCGCTCGCCTGCTCGCTCCCCTGCATGTTCACCACCGCATGCCACTTTTCCGAAGCCGCGCAGGCCGACGCGGCGCTCGTCGTCGAGCCTCGGGCCGACGCCGTGACTCAGGCCCTCCGCAACCTACTCGAACGCTCGCCCGCCGAACGAGCGAAGCTGGGCGCGAACGGCCGCCGGCTCGTCGAAAGCGACTACACCTGGGACCAGCAGGCCGACCGCCTCGCCTCAGTCTACCGCTGGCTCTCCGGCGGCGGACCGTCGCCCGATTGCGTGGTTTCCTGA
- a CDS encoding acyltransferase family protein produces MSKSATPLTSHEKIDVCRGLFAFLVVIAHGVDIAWTIHPHAPTVMPIWVHDLWLYVVAAGAYWVIGFFVISGYCIQLSVERQVRDGRFPLKTYLAARLTRILPLYYVALASAVVFEFLMAPARPGCWPNGLDLNTLTAQLIVVQNLSQTYGSFAPSWSITNEMFYYLFYGVVVVVALKRGVRPTTLGMLICLTAALSLEWAYFLHFRSNAYIRVPGLLFGLGVVWFQGAMVAENRDRLRDSKIARIASSLWPMVLVLAMVLWYFHTIHIQILYLILGAAFTLMLMRFAVVDRPGAVAPDRGALGTLIRAIGMASYPTYLFHGPFVMWLGSMMIRLNLVGDDWRVTWVVLSAAGIGSGLILGYVAERPLMAWRAGFLKRLKSEPPAPLAAGSPSPILGIQQ; encoded by the coding sequence ATGAGCAAAAGCGCGACGCCCCTGACCTCGCACGAGAAGATCGACGTCTGTCGCGGCCTCTTCGCCTTCCTGGTGGTGATCGCCCACGGCGTCGACATCGCCTGGACCATCCATCCCCACGCGCCGACGGTGATGCCGATCTGGGTCCACGACCTCTGGCTTTACGTCGTCGCCGCGGGCGCCTACTGGGTGATCGGCTTCTTCGTCATCAGCGGCTACTGCATCCAGCTCTCTGTCGAGCGTCAGGTCCGCGACGGCCGGTTCCCGCTCAAGACCTATCTCGCCGCTCGACTGACCCGCATCCTGCCGCTGTATTACGTCGCGCTGGCGTCGGCAGTGGTCTTCGAGTTCCTGATGGCGCCGGCGCGGCCGGGCTGCTGGCCCAACGGGCTCGACCTCAACACGCTGACGGCCCAGCTCATCGTGGTCCAGAACCTGTCGCAGACGTACGGCTCGTTCGCGCCGTCGTGGAGCATCACCAATGAGATGTTCTACTACCTGTTCTACGGCGTCGTCGTGGTCGTCGCGCTCAAGCGGGGCGTCCGGCCCACGACCCTGGGGATGCTTATCTGCCTGACGGCGGCGCTGAGCCTGGAGTGGGCCTATTTCCTCCACTTCCGCTCCAACGCCTACATCCGCGTCCCCGGGCTCCTGTTCGGGCTGGGGGTCGTCTGGTTCCAAGGGGCGATGGTCGCCGAGAACCGCGACCGGCTCCGGGACAGCAAGATCGCCCGCATCGCGTCGAGCCTCTGGCCGATGGTCCTCGTGCTGGCCATGGTGCTCTGGTATTTCCATACGATCCACATCCAGATCCTCTACTTGATCCTGGGCGCGGCGTTTACGCTGATGTTGATGCGGTTCGCGGTCGTCGACCGGCCGGGGGCCGTCGCGCCCGACCGGGGCGCCCTGGGGACGCTGATCCGCGCGATCGGCATGGCGAGCTATCCGACGTACCTGTTCCACGGCCCGTTCGTGATGTGGCTCGGCTCGATGATGATCCGCCTGAATCTGGTCGGCGACGATTGGCGGGTGACGTGGGTGGTGCTGAGCGCCGCCGGGATCGGCTCAGGCTTGATCCTCGGCTACGTCGCCGAGCGCCCGCTGATGGCCTGGCGCGCCGGCTTCTTGAAGCGTCTGAAGTCCGAACCGCCCGCCCCCCTCGCGGCCGGTTCGCCCTCGCCGATCCTCGGAATCCAACAGTAA
- a CDS encoding acyltransferase family protein — translation MNSRILLDRSAAGRATASNAPYSLTEKIDVCRGVLAFLVVASHAWLMAEVFDPHWGDGLPAPIRNVVGSVAGAGQHYVMGFFVLSGYCIQGSVQRLAARDGRFPLKAYLVARLTRVLPLYYLALAFAVAVEIAIAPHRPNYWRFGLDSGTFLHQLFLTQGFTQTLGAFSASWSITNEVVYYLVFGLVAAAFGPAGSRPATIGLALTVGIGLAFQALDRAGLHHPVVPRSAILFGLGSVWFLGALTAVHADRLPTVPGLPTVARLWPLAVAASMAMRCDGRIPQRNIYLAAGVAFTLMLIHFMIQDQAAGRPASRAPRPYTAFLALVSYPVYLFHGPVLLAFGAAVEWTDAAAPLWLLYPAGTVIGVGCCLPLGRLAERPLLAWRAGVLKRLNSAPAREPAPIAVPALGVPN, via the coding sequence ATGAACTCACGAATCCTCCTCGACCGATCCGCCGCGGGCCGTGCGACCGCGTCGAACGCCCCGTACAGCCTGACCGAAAAGATCGACGTGTGCCGGGGCGTCCTCGCATTCCTCGTCGTCGCGTCGCACGCGTGGCTGATGGCCGAGGTCTTCGACCCCCATTGGGGCGACGGGCTGCCGGCTCCGATCCGCAACGTCGTCGGCTCGGTCGCGGGCGCGGGGCAGCACTACGTGATGGGCTTCTTCGTGCTGAGCGGCTACTGCATCCAGGGGTCGGTCCAACGGCTCGCGGCCCGGGACGGCCGGTTCCCGCTCAAGGCGTATCTCGTCGCCCGGCTCACGCGGGTCCTGCCGCTGTACTACCTGGCGCTGGCGTTCGCCGTGGCGGTCGAGATCGCCATCGCGCCGCATCGGCCGAACTACTGGAGGTTCGGCCTCGACTCGGGGACCTTCCTCCATCAACTGTTCCTGACCCAGGGCTTCACACAAACGCTGGGCGCGTTTTCGGCGTCGTGGAGCATCACCAATGAAGTCGTGTACTACCTGGTCTTCGGGCTCGTCGCGGCCGCCTTCGGCCCGGCTGGCAGCCGCCCGGCGACCATCGGCCTGGCGCTCACGGTCGGCATCGGCCTGGCGTTCCAGGCGCTCGACCGGGCGGGCCTCCACCATCCCGTCGTCCCCAGATCGGCGATACTGTTCGGGCTCGGCTCGGTCTGGTTCCTCGGCGCCCTGACGGCCGTCCACGCCGACCGCCTGCCGACCGTCCCCGGCCTCCCGACCGTCGCCCGGCTCTGGCCGCTGGCGGTCGCGGCGAGCATGGCCATGCGGTGCGACGGGCGCATTCCACAGCGGAACATCTACCTGGCGGCAGGCGTTGCGTTTACATTGATGCTCATTCATTTCATGATCCAGGACCAGGCCGCCGGCCGCCCCGCGTCGCGCGCGCCACGGCCGTACACGGCGTTCCTCGCCCTGGTCAGCTACCCCGTCTATCTGTTCCACGGGCCGGTCCTTCTGGCCTTCGGCGCGGCGGTCGAGTGGACCGACGCGGCGGCGCCGTTGTGGCTGCTCTATCCGGCGGGGACCGTGATCGGCGTCGGCTGCTGCCTGCCCCTGGGCCGCCTGGCCGAGCGGCCTCTCCTCGCCTGGCGAGCTGGCGTCCTGAAGCGGCTGAATTCGGCGCCCGCGCGGGAACCGGCCCCGATCGCCGTCCCCGCCCTGGGCGTCCCGAACTAA
- a CDS encoding glycosyltransferase family 4 protein, whose protein sequence is MQARTSRESVVVACPDARPPAYQAAIGLGRAGMLKRFVTSYYHDPESLASSLARRISPRAFARWQRVLVRRHDVEIPAARVSSVPSVDVALKLESRLAGKRPRLKRAVAKARTHWFDRHLARRLAADPPETLLVFSDVGAGVSLPLCRRLGIGTVLSMVHGDVREEAEVLETEAALAPDFFPMYLGDGALDQVELSWLHERRLRDLALADLVLVPSDHIADELASHGLPRERVRVIPYAADCRRFRPLSGKRHEASCTFLFAGGISQRKGIKYLLEAWAQVRRPGWKLQLLGAAPKNLGPMAGLLDGVELLGRVGHPEVPAHMAAADVFVFPSLFEGSAVVTYEALACGLPSIVTAAAGSVVRHGAEGFHVPARNVAALAAEMERLGDDPRLRARMSAAARSRALDFDWPRYHVAVADAVSDLSRSQSLIRTEADRRAPSHRRAEAAAKPNTRIR, encoded by the coding sequence ATGCAAGCGCGAACGAGCCGGGAATCGGTGGTCGTGGCCTGCCCGGACGCCCGCCCGCCCGCTTATCAGGCGGCCATCGGACTGGGCCGCGCGGGGATGCTCAAGCGGTTCGTGACCTCGTACTATCACGACCCGGAGAGCCTGGCGTCGAGCCTCGCCCGCCGCATCAGCCCGCGCGCGTTCGCTCGGTGGCAGCGAGTGCTGGTCCGCCGCCACGACGTCGAGATCCCCGCCGCCCGCGTGTCGTCGGTGCCGAGCGTCGACGTCGCCTTGAAGCTCGAATCGCGGCTCGCCGGCAAGCGGCCCCGGCTCAAGCGCGCGGTGGCGAAGGCGCGGACGCACTGGTTCGACCGCCATCTGGCGCGCCGACTGGCCGCCGACCCGCCCGAGACCTTGCTCGTGTTCAGCGACGTCGGCGCGGGGGTCTCGCTGCCGCTCTGCCGCCGCCTGGGGATCGGCACGGTCCTCAGCATGGTCCACGGCGACGTTCGCGAGGAGGCCGAGGTTCTTGAAACCGAGGCGGCCCTCGCGCCCGACTTCTTCCCGATGTACCTGGGCGACGGCGCGCTCGACCAGGTGGAGCTGTCGTGGCTGCACGAGCGCCGGCTCCGCGATCTGGCGCTGGCCGATCTCGTGCTGGTCCCCTCGGATCACATCGCCGACGAGCTGGCGTCGCACGGCCTGCCGCGCGAGCGAGTCCGGGTGATCCCCTACGCGGCCGACTGCCGGCGGTTCCGGCCGCTGTCGGGCAAGCGGCACGAGGCGTCGTGTACGTTCCTGTTCGCCGGCGGGATCAGCCAGCGCAAGGGGATCAAGTACCTGCTCGAAGCCTGGGCGCAGGTCCGCCGGCCGGGCTGGAAGCTCCAGCTCCTCGGCGCCGCGCCCAAGAACCTCGGGCCGATGGCGGGCCTGCTCGACGGGGTCGAACTCCTGGGCCGGGTGGGCCATCCCGAAGTCCCGGCGCACATGGCGGCGGCCGACGTCTTCGTCTTCCCGTCGCTGTTCGAGGGCTCGGCGGTCGTCACCTACGAGGCGCTCGCCTGCGGGCTCCCCAGCATCGTGACGGCCGCGGCCGGTTCGGTGGTGCGCCACGGCGCCGAAGGCTTCCACGTGCCGGCGCGGAACGTCGCGGCCCTGGCGGCCGAGATGGAACGGCTGGGCGACGACCCTCGGCTCCGAGCCCGGATGTCGGCCGCCGCGCGGAGCCGGGCGCTCGACTTCGACTGGCCGCGGTACCACGTCGCCGTGGCCGACGCCGTCTCCGACTTGAGCCGGAGCCAAAGCCTGATCCGAACCGAAGCCGACCGCCGGGCCCCCTCGCATCGGCGAGCGGAGGCCGCCGCGAAACCCAACACTCGCATACGTTGA
- a CDS encoding glycosyltransferase family 2 protein, whose amino-acid sequence MNTPCLDETTDQDRAARPRTARAPVSVIVPVKNEAENLRRCLPALDWADEVIVVDSQSTDDTCDVAVELGAQVVQFQFNGVYPKKKNWALENLPFRNEWVLIVDADEVVVPELAEEIATRIESGEAEGYYLNSKYFFLGRRIKHCGYSECWNLRLFRHRLGRYERMPDHTGGRSGDNEAHEHVELDGRVARLTHELDHHAYPTIAAWVEKHNRYAVWEAAMYERFLNEPVPATIGRGKALKRRLKKLYLRLPMRPFIRFVYAYIFRLGFLDAKPGLVFCTLLSFYDFLAWANVYEQKIARANELKSSGR is encoded by the coding sequence ATGAACACGCCTTGCCTTGACGAAACGACCGATCAGGACCGCGCCGCCCGACCGCGCACGGCCAGGGCCCCGGTGAGCGTGATCGTGCCGGTGAAGAATGAGGCCGAGAACCTGCGGCGGTGCCTGCCGGCGCTCGATTGGGCCGACGAGGTGATCGTCGTCGACAGCCAGAGCACCGACGACACCTGCGACGTCGCGGTCGAGCTGGGCGCGCAGGTCGTCCAGTTCCAGTTCAACGGCGTTTACCCGAAGAAGAAGAACTGGGCGCTCGAGAACCTGCCGTTCCGCAATGAGTGGGTCTTGATCGTCGACGCCGACGAGGTGGTCGTCCCCGAGCTGGCCGAGGAGATCGCCACGCGGATCGAGTCGGGCGAGGCCGAGGGCTATTACCTCAACTCGAAGTACTTCTTCCTGGGCCGTCGGATCAAGCACTGCGGCTATTCCGAGTGCTGGAACCTGCGGCTGTTCCGCCACCGCCTGGGGCGTTACGAGCGGATGCCCGACCACACCGGGGGACGGTCCGGCGACAACGAGGCGCACGAGCACGTCGAGCTGGACGGCCGCGTCGCCCGGCTGACGCACGAGCTCGACCACCACGCCTACCCGACGATCGCCGCCTGGGTCGAGAAGCACAACCGCTACGCCGTCTGGGAAGCCGCCATGTACGAGCGGTTCCTGAACGAGCCCGTCCCCGCGACCATCGGCCGCGGCAAGGCCCTCAAGCGCCGGCTCAAGAAGCTCTATCTCCGCCTCCCCATGCGGCCGTTCATCCGATTCGTCTATGCCTACATCTTCCGACTCGGATTCCTCGACGCCAAGCCGGGCCTGGTCTTCTGCACCCTGCTGTCGTTCTACGACTTCCTCGCCTGGGCCAACGTCTACGAGCAGAAGATCGCCCGGGCGAACGAGCTGAAGTCCTCCGGACGCTGA
- a CDS encoding DUF2171 domain-containing protein encodes MAETYKEQAEDVAQKIANKATEIGHKVSEKAEEATDWVKEKAHQAGHRIEEAVGGACSTDHARLSESTGPVGSVADIKDHMSVYASCGKFMGKVDHVMGNLIKLTKNDSPDGQHHLIPTSWVAKVHDHIHLNKNSQEVESEWRPA; translated from the coding sequence ATGGCGGAAACATACAAAGAGCAGGCTGAGGACGTCGCCCAGAAGATCGCGAACAAAGCCACGGAGATCGGCCACAAGGTGAGCGAGAAGGCGGAAGAAGCCACCGACTGGGTGAAGGAGAAGGCCCATCAAGCCGGCCACAGGATCGAGGAGGCCGTCGGAGGCGCCTGTAGCACCGATCACGCGCGGCTGTCGGAGAGCACCGGTCCGGTCGGGTCGGTCGCCGATATCAAGGACCATATGAGCGTTTATGCGTCGTGCGGCAAGTTCATGGGCAAGGTCGACCATGTCATGGGGAACCTGATCAAGCTGACCAAGAACGACAGCCCCGACGGTCAGCACCATTTGATCCCGACGAGCTGGGTGGCGAAGGTCCACGACCATATCCACCTGAACAAGAATTCGCAGGAAGTCGAGAGCGAGTGGCGGCCCGCGTAG
- a CDS encoding glycosyltransferase: MLFAVCFTNFGPYHLARLRALAALLAGRGDRLIAYETAGDERTYPWERRTEAEAFDRVVLFPNRTLEEIPAGACAEAMTEALDRDRPDALGVVGYARPESMAMARWTRRNSRSSILMSESQSVDRPRVWYKEMIKSRRMNLFDAALVGGPYHRDYLVDLGMPADRVAFGYNAVDNAFYEARADQWRNQPEARAGLPAAPYFLTVCRFAPEKNLIRLIEAFALYRGQAEPGKAWDLVVCGGGPQADEVEKAVERSGCGSAIHRPGFLQADALSRWYAFAGGFVLASVSEPWGLVANEAAAAGLPLLLSSRAGCARTLVPDPEGITGARFDPFDASRMAAKLSWLAERPEAERLAIGRSAREVVSAWGPERFAQGAVEAWEIARRSPRRRASLLRKGS, translated from the coding sequence ATGCTCTTCGCCGTTTGCTTCACCAACTTCGGGCCGTACCATCTGGCCCGCCTGCGCGCGCTCGCCGCCCTCCTGGCCGGGCGCGGCGACCGGCTCATCGCCTACGAGACGGCGGGCGACGAGCGGACTTACCCGTGGGAGCGGCGGACCGAGGCCGAGGCCTTCGACCGCGTCGTCCTCTTCCCCAACCGGACCCTCGAAGAGATCCCCGCCGGCGCCTGCGCCGAGGCGATGACCGAGGCGCTCGACCGCGACCGGCCCGACGCGTTGGGCGTGGTCGGCTACGCCCGGCCCGAGTCGATGGCCATGGCCCGATGGACCCGCCGCAACAGCCGGTCGTCGATCCTCATGTCCGAGAGCCAGTCCGTCGACCGCCCCCGCGTCTGGTACAAGGAAATGATCAAGAGTCGACGGATGAACCTGTTCGACGCCGCCCTCGTCGGCGGCCCGTACCACCGCGACTACCTCGTCGACCTGGGGATGCCGGCCGACCGCGTCGCGTTCGGGTACAACGCCGTCGACAACGCCTTCTACGAGGCCCGCGCCGACCAGTGGCGGAATCAGCCCGAGGCCCGCGCCGGCCTGCCCGCCGCGCCCTATTTCTTGACGGTCTGCCGGTTCGCGCCCGAGAAGAATCTGATCCGTCTGATCGAGGCGTTCGCCCTCTACCGGGGCCAGGCCGAACCGGGCAAGGCGTGGGACCTCGTCGTCTGCGGCGGCGGTCCCCAGGCCGACGAGGTCGAGAAGGCCGTCGAGCGGTCGGGCTGCGGCTCGGCGATCCACCGGCCGGGGTTCCTCCAGGCCGACGCGCTGTCGCGGTGGTACGCGTTCGCCGGCGGGTTCGTGCTGGCGAGCGTGTCCGAGCCGTGGGGCCTGGTGGCCAACGAGGCCGCCGCCGCCGGCTTGCCGCTGTTGCTCTCGTCGCGAGCCGGCTGCGCCCGGACGCTCGTCCCCGATCCCGAAGGAATCACCGGCGCGCGGTTCGACCCGTTCGACGCGAGCCGGATGGCTGCCAAGCTGAGCTGGCTGGCCGAGCGGCCGGAAGCCGAACGGCTCGCCATCGGCCGAAGCGCCCGCGAGGTCGTCTCGGCCTGGGGGCCGGAGCGGTTCGCCCAGGGAGCCGTCGAAGCCTGGGAGATCGCCCGCCGATCGCCCCGCCGCCGCGCCTCGCTCTTGCGGAAAGGAAGCTGA